In Deltaproteobacteria bacterium, the genomic stretch CCCCTCCCGAATCGCAAACCGTAACTCCTTCTCCATCGCAATCGGCGTAATCAACTGCACCTCAAAACCCACACTGTCCCCAGGCATCACCATCTCCACCCCTTCCGGCAACGTCACCACCCCCGTCACATCCGTCGTCCGAAAATAAAACTGCGGCCGATACCCATTAAAAAACGGCGTGTGCCGACCCCCCTCCTCCTTCGCCAACACATACACCGACCCCTTAAACTTCGTGTGCGGCGTGATACTCCCAGGCCTCGCCACCACCTGCCCACGCTCCACCTCATCCCGCTTCGTCCCA encodes the following:
- the tuf gene encoding elongation factor Tu (EF-Tu; promotes GTP-dependent binding of aminoacyl-tRNA to the A-site of ribosomes during protein biosynthesis; when the tRNA anticodon matches the mRNA codon, GTP hydrolysis results; the inactive EF-Tu-GDP leaves the ribosome and release of GDP is promoted by elongation factor Ts; many prokaryotes have two copies of the gene encoding EF-Tu); this encodes GTKRDEVERGQVVARPGSITPHTKFKGSVYVLAKEEGGRHTPFFNGYRPQFYFRTTDVTGVVTLPEGVEMVMPGDSVGFEVQLITPIAMEKELRFAIREGGRTVGAGVIAEIIE